A stretch of DNA from Cryptomeria japonica chromosome 4, Sugi_1.0, whole genome shotgun sequence:
ctacactttacaggcagttggttggcagtttgttgtacctgacacacactcgtcctgacctttcctttgcggttggccttgtctctcgattctcccatgatcctcatgagagtcactggcaagctgccaaatgtattttgcggtacattcggggctctatttctcatgacattcactacacatcagggaacctcacattgttggctacactgactcagattgggctggttatgtcaatgatcggaagtctacttctagctttgttttctgtcttggctttggtcctatcacatggtcttgcaagaagcagactgctcatgcattatcatctatagaggctgagtaccgagctgttgtgctcgcaagtcaggagatcttatggctttgaaagttgatgactgagtttggttttcctcctgatagttcactattctttggtgtgacaatcggagtgctattcacatttctcgcaacccgatggagcatcagcggatgaagcacattgagcttcacatgcatttcatccgccagttgattcacgatggttctctcattttggagtacattctcACTGCCGAGCAGGTTggagacatcttcatgaaaccttttgcatcgctgcgctatcttcaattgcgctctatgcttggggtgaaggaagttgtcctttgggggtctttatgaggccttccttccttcatatttctttcagcatattcttttatctctttttggagaggatttttttcccactgggttttctcctttttcctccGTTTCATAGAGTtttccttgtatttgggtacctgattaggccttgttgtcgggacccatctttcctgctttcaatagttgttctaggttttagcttctccctaagtctaacttaagtgggggtgttagagtaatcgggtctttacttgattaattaaacgatatttgtttaattaaaagttgccctttatctcttttacacttaagctaacattaggtgcataataattaattcttctattaattattatgtgcaagcctagggttttcccttttagggtttttttgacctattagaagttgaattcttttattttgtatcagtattctattacacatttttgtgaatacagagccctcatattcttgagcatttcctgtgtttatgttttttctctgttgcttccttgcttctccttgtaacaggttattcaacttgcagagatcatttgggctcttgtagtgttgtatttatcaactctcacaGTGCAACAGTTATAAACAAAGGCAACGAATAACAAACGAAGACACAATGAAATATAGGTGGAAAAGAATGCGGGACTAGAGATAGAGCAATTTTGTGCAGCAGAGGTACCAAAACAGAGGTTTTTAAGGTGCAAATTTTGTGAAGAACAAGCACAAAATCACAGTCTAAAGCACCAAATCGAAAATTGTGACTAATATTCAAACAAAACTCATAAAAGGTCAAAATAGGGTAAAATGAAGACAAGAAAGATTGAAGGTAAATAACATAGAAGATAAATGCAGTACACACAATAACTTAACCTAAAATTCTTCATTGTCCCTAGGTTGAGCTGAAGTATAGTGCACCCTAACTCcacttattttgatattttgatggattgaatgtGGTTTCTTATGAGAGTAAtagcatgatgataagattgatatgaTAAACAATCAAATAGATAGAATGAGGATGCGATGAGGATATGTTGAAGGAAGATTTAGATAAAAAAGTTTGCAGCATAAGATATGGAATAAGACTCAAATCGAAATTTGGACAGCATAACATTATGATGAAAAAAGATGTCTAAATAGGCTGAATTCCTCTGCTTTATagaattttgaagattcacaatcaaGTGCTAGGATAGATTTATGAATGGATGGTTAAAAATTGAATCAGAATTAGGCGCTAGACTCAAAGTTGTAGTCATGTGACAACTGTCACATGATGGTTAAGAGCTAGCATTAGGAGGTGCATTCGTGAAACATCCTTACATGAATGGATAGGATGAAGAGGTTTAGATATGGAATGAATAGATGGGATGGAAAATTCATTTGAATTTTAGGAAGTGTCtatattcaatgaatctagacaaaactTAAGTTAGACATGTGAAGGGGATAATGGGGAACATTTGTCACATGACCACGAATTTAGATTATAATCCATGTGAACACATTTTAGGGCTGGGATTGAATAAACAAGGATAAAGGGATAAAAGTGAATTGTGAAATAacttaaataaataagaaatatttatttaattaatggcatTAAGTAATGGAAAAAATACTTAAATAAATAGTAATATTTGTTTAAATAAATaggaataattatttaaataaataatgaatatctatttaattaaaggataggATGGTATGGGGTAAACGAtgaaagattaaataaataataaacatgtaTTTAATTAATGGCTTAGGATAGGCTAAGATTGGGTGTGGTTTCGTATGGACAAATTTTAGGTCTCTACATCTTGTAAGCTTATGGTGTTAGATATAGTCTCCCCAATAATGTCTCAAAGGTCTTATTGGGATGGTAAAAATTGTAGGGTTTGGTGTTCATGTTTTGCCTTGTGAAAACCATTTGAAAGACTCTTAAGTCCAAAAACCCTAAGCCCTCCATGCCTTAGTGTTCAGAGCTTCTAATTTCATGTTGACTTGTTACTCACAGTTAGCAGTTTTCGAGTTATAACTTGTGTGTTACATCCATGCATTGTGTTACCTTTTTCATCTGGTCGACATAATAGGCTAACGTTTTAAATTTATTGTTTATCGTTTTATGGCCCTATCCCCATGGTCCCATGTTTTCTAGTAACATTATGTCTTCATGTGCAATATTTTGTGACTTAAGTGTCGAGTTCCTTGCAACAGATAGCTAGGTTTGATTTTAGCCCCCATAGGATGGCGGGGTAGTCCTCATGCCCTCGAGGCTTTAGTTTTTGTGAAGAGAGAGTTGGCTCCACTCCCGCAGGGGCCGATGTTATAGGTTGCTAGCTCCCGTGACAGAGTGGGGTGATTAAACGAAATAATTAATGTTGAAGAGTTAACGACTTGCAGTCCCCCGCATTCCCACTTTGTTAGTGACGTTAGCAAATGTTAGCATGTGGGTTGGCGGGGAAGACATAAATTTATCTATGCGGTAGTCCACATTAGAAAGGAAGCTACAATAGAGATAGAGATCCTTGGTAGCCCCATATGTGATGAATTCCTATTAGTTTAAGAGAACACAACCAACTAAAAGCAACTAGAAGAATGTAAGTAGCAAGAAGAATATGTAGAGAATTTGATGATTAACGAAAAGAGAGAAAAAATGGGTCATCTCTTTCATGGAGAAGAAATGAGGATGATTGAGGAAGAGAGAAAAGACATATTCATTTATTGTATAAAGGAGAATAAAGTAAAAAAAAAGTTGTCTCATGAACAAAATTACATTGAGCTATGAAATGAAGGCTATGCCACAATATAAAATGGAAGGCATGTCTAAATGGCATAATGTCGAGGAGGAAGCACTTGTGGGGAATTTCTATTCCCttaactttatttttatttttaataacatgtgTATAGGTGCAATAGGATGTAGTACGAGTGAGGCAAAGAGCCATAATTGTTTTTAATGGATGAGGACCTCTAAAATCACAATGTGCTAAGGAAAAGAGAAAGAGAACCAATTGGCAAAGGAGGAGGTTCTTTATTGCAACAAGAGTctagaagcaaaagaagaaaaaataCAATGATTTGCAAAGTATCTGTAATGTCCCTTATAAGACTTTATAGTTTAATAAGACAATTACATTTATGctgttagccgcattattgtatacgggaataagactagttaattaagtcgtaattgggtttgttagttggcacccgaggggtggtagttgcagtgcgacggttggtactcgcaccccctcggtatctttatatacttcagaatgtaacttgcaacaggggaattatgaatggaataacatatctgatacttgtctgatatctatggcattattttGCATTATGTACTTTATGCTTTAAGTGCTCACCCGatagggcaaacatttggcgccgttgcctagacgtactcgggaacggaacacgcggatggcgtacggacacaatgggcctacccgttggtgaaataaacccagaggctGACGACGCGcgaacagaactttacacaggagaagacacgacaatgagagaattttcaattttgctccaggtagccatccagacctacgtccgacgagaggcggtggaggcggaaatcccaccaagtgccatgtggacagcgctggaggttagcccggtcGTAAattggttgatgaaccacctcccccggtttcttgcacaggcatcgctggcacaacaggctcgcctagaggagattgcccaagaagagcgacgccaacaaatccttCAACACTACGAAGAAAACAGTCAACGGGAAACGGAACGTGATGGAGCCAGGCTAggagggaattgaaccttgaactttttattttcaaataaaagtgtcctTGACACGAGTTGTATTGGAGGAAATGAACTAATAAAAGacgtgttttgatttatgtattgtgagttatggaaatgtgcgacaattaatgcccaacctattgaataaagatagaaataaaaaagcagaaacggacgagtgggaggccgcgcagagggccttgattttgGAATAGCAAGTAGAACATaaacggaggctgaggcaacttgccgaaggacgacctgccgaagggtggcccgaggggaaccaaggaggtgtcatggagggtgcaaaagccgacggaaatttctacgcatCGCCAGAGCATCGTAGgatgcggagccacgaagagtttctggaagaaacaaggttacggcgaaatctagtcgaggagactcgggatcagtttagaaacttatcccttacaccacggagtgaagatcaccaacgggaaccaggagtgggcgtgggtgagagcgaaggggagggcaaccgtacgggtgtaggtgccacacacgacaggcaaaacaccgtacttCCAGtcgcccacgcaggacacaccaccggcgcCACCGGAGGAAGCAGCGCAGGGCCATAGACACGGGCGCAGCCACCCCCAGGAAGACAActcgggatggcgagtaaacaaaaattgccaaagttcacaggggacggcaaggaagaccccttacgacactgtcgtacatgtgaaaccatttggtttgCCAACGGAGTGAcaaaccaggatgactgggtacaacagttcccagccacgttacatggagttgccatagattggtactccgatgtggacaagcaaaaagtggccacgtgggccaatctacagaagaaATTCAcagaggagtttcggttgctccgtgatgacaatgaaattgtacggagatatacagtaccaaacaaggtaccaaggagataatacgggcatacagcaggaggctgaaggaattgctgggtaaaatggaaagccaaccagcagagggattgaagaaacgatggttctttgaaggattgaaatcctccctacgaaaaaagatgaaaattgcACCCccaacgtcatatgacgacgcctataatagggcgatggacctagagagcgaatacaaaacatcaaagaagaagaaaagtaataaatattcatctgacgatgatgaagactctgacgggGAAAGCAGTAGCAGTGgtgaatcgagtaaaaaggtgcacgctctccaaaaggacatggaatgaatgctgaaagaattcaaagccatgaaggggagtacaagtaagactgaagaaaacgaGGTGTGGTGTATCGACTGTAGGAGTGacagacacaccaaggggtcctgccccaagaaggctttctgcaacatttgtcagattgcgggacatttgacaaaggaatgtccctacaatatgaaaaccaggagccaacaagttctcttcacgcaagagcagccggccgtcagaacttcgcaaaccgccaacaatagTGCACCATCTAGCGGATACCGAAACAACCGGGGAGGGGGGaaaaccaataataataataggagccggatccaatatgatgcaaagggacggccaatgatccagtgtcgagcctgcaatcaatggggccactttgccagggaatgcacctcagaagaaactccacaaaaactatgcaaatggtgtgagcctggagaccacgatgatggaaccTGCCCAAAGTCAGGAGTGAACTTGCTCAACATTCACAGGAcggaggaacgggtattggcaatcacacagtcacaggcaaagaaggccacatacccggaCCCTCACACAGAGAAGCAGCGGGCACTGGAGGCCAAGGCTgaagtggcgaaggaaatgttggcacaagggagCACCCAGGAAGCAGTAAGTACTTCCTGCTCTGAGGCAGAGGAAAATATCCTGAAGCAAATGCTACAGATTGAAGTACCCgtgaagatgaaggacctcctggaaacgatGCCGCAATTACATACAACACTCCTACGTACAGACCCATTGGTCCTGACACTATACAGTGGCCGGCACTCGGCgttggtagaaatgggaatacttggcaccattttgatTGACACTattgtcgacggcgggtcgggagtgaatgtgcttccggaAGAAACTTGGAAGCAGCTTGGCAGCCGACACTATGGCtgtcaaccttcaacttactgggagcggatcaacatggtatcaaaccccttcgaacgctcatggcgcaacaagtgaccatcgggacacaaccatttgtcctcgacttcgtggtgattccgctcgccaagaaaggatacgacgccattctgggcagagggtggttggtggcagccagaGTGAATCACAAAGGGAAGCGTAACACGTTGTCAATGGAGAAAGCTGGGAGAAAATTTATTATCGACTTGAAAACACAACTTGTGAGTGAAGAACTCGCGTCAGAGTCGGAATCAGATGACGAGGGCAGAGTGGACGGAGGAAAGTACGGAAGGGAACCGAACGAGGAAGGCGTCTTGGGAATCCAAGGATGTTTCGAGGAtgagaccgattcccttaatgggctcttccactggcaaatggaggactacgagctGTTGTATGGGTGCAACATGTGCAGGTTGACGAGGAACCAGACGAGAACGAATTTCCGCCAGCATACGGGCAATACACCGAAGGGGATGCCTCGGTCAATGAAGTACCAGCGCATAGGTTTGACATGACGAAACCAATCCGGTACGAAGAGtccgtaaaacctacaaaccttGGCATGGAAGCAGAGCCAAGGAACATCCTGGTTGACGACGACTGGAATCCAGTCCTGAAAGCCGccgcgtttaaaatattcatggaatacaaggatgtattcgcttggacgtataaggacctcaaaGTGGTGCTGCCAGAATTGTGCGTACACCAAATTTCACTCATATCTGGGGCCGTACCTGTACGGAAGAGGCCGTATAGAATGAATAAAAACCATGCAgcgagagtgaatgatgaaattgaacgtatgctcgaagccgggattatttttaaagtgcagaacagcgagtgggtgtcgcccatagtaatatcccttaaaaaggaggcaaaccagatccgaatctgcgtggatttcagatgccttaacgtggtcaccataaaagacccgtttccaataccatttacggataacatcttggaagaagtggccggtcatgaaatttattcattcatggatggattttctgggtataaccagatatccatcgccGAAGACAAATTAAAAACCATCTTCATAGTGGAGGATGGCGTGTACCCATATAatcgaatgccatttggattaagcAATACACCAATGACATTTCaacggataatccttcacatatttgaaaagatgttAGTAGAGAACTTCAGGGAGTTCCttgacgactggtccatctacagtaaccaagatacacatccggccgcacttggcgaatgcatggagagatgcaggtgagctcgcctagcactcaacccccaaaaatgcagattcatggtgtctcaagggaagctgttaggacacatagtgtgtaaagctggactcaagactgacccagacaagattcgggtgatagtggaaatggaggcaccgacagatgtcacgggagtcaaatccttcctaggacacatagggtattacaggcgatttatcaaaaattttgctcgaGTATCCTGGCCTCTAgacaagctgacaaggaaaggTGAATAGTATACATGGGGGACGGCTCAGGAAGAGGCCTTCCAAGACGGCTCAGGAAgaggccttccaagaactgaagtcacggttggtgggtgcgccaatcctaacatatcctgactgggacaaagagttccacgtacacgttgacgcatccaattttgccataggggccacactggcgcaggttggcgaccacgggctagatcaccgggtctactttgcaagcagactcctgtcgaaggcagagaaaaattatagcaccacagaaAGGGAAGCCCTCGAGATGGTGTACTCCGTCCAGAATTTCGACATTACTTGCTGGCCAccccattcacattttatgtggacctcCAGGCATtaatgtacctggtaaacaagccaattatccaaggacgaaTCAGCCGATGGCTGCTATTGCTACAGGAATTTACATTTAACATTATCGTAAGACTTgggaagagccatgtgatagctGACCAACTGTCGAGAATCCAGTTAGGAGAACCAgccgaaggagtgaatgaagattttccAGACACGCACTTATTTCGCATCGCGGTTCTCCCCTCATGGTACACAAGCGTGGGAGAATACTTGTCGACATCATGGTTTCCGAGGGAGATTCCACCAGTagaaagaaggaaactggtactgaggagcatgacattccaactcattaatggcctcttgtataaaatgggacccgaCCAGATCCTATGGCGATGCGTCCTAGAAGAGGAAATCCAGGGCGtcctaagggaagcacatgaagggcccgcaggtggacacatggggcccgacaccacggcgaggaaagttctgttggcaggactgtggtggccaaCACTACATAATGACGCCAGCGAGTGGGTGACGAGTTGTGATACATGCCAACAGGTCGGACGGCCAttaaagagggattttatgcccctcaacccatcgaatgcccaggaactgtttgagagatggggattggatttcagcGGACCATTAAAACCATGTAGAGCCTGACGATGCAAATACATTGTAGTGGCAatagaatacttgaccaagtgggtggaggcacggGCCTTACCGGACAATTCGACGGCCAATacagcaaaattcatctatgaacacatcattacgcggtatgggattccaatccaactgacGAGTGACAGAGGAGGACATTTTGTAAATCACATAATCCGATTGCTAACAACGGAGTTCAAAATtttccactccttatcaagcccctgCTATATGTGGGCGAACAGGTAGGCCgaggcgaccaataaaataatcatgtcagtgatttataagtcttgcggagtggagaaggatgattgggaggagcgcctaccgtcagtactttgggcataccgaacaacttacaaggtaactactggacaaactcccttccagctaatgtGTGGACAAGAAGCCatggtgccagttgaattcatggtgccgagtctctGGATCGCCATCGATAATTGACTTGGCGACATGGAAAGGCTGAGAGAGAGACTAtacgctttgaacaaattggatgaacgaaggatgatggctcagtgggtgACAGAAACAGCCCAGAAAAGACGGAAGGgttggcacgacaagcatcttcggcgaatgaagtttactTCTGGGCAGTTGGTGTTGAAGTTCAATGGAAGGAACGAAATCAAACCTAGGAAATTTACAGTGcgatggctagggcccttcaaggtacgcgaggtcaatACCAATGGAGCAATTAAGTTGTGGACGTTGGACGGGGAAGAGATACCAGACGCCGTCAACGGGTCGAAATTAAAAGTTTACCATGAACGGAGGGAGCCTGGACCATCCAGTCAGGATGCTTGATAGACtaaatttgaaaaaagaaaaaagaaaaaaagaatggtCGTACGATAACCGTACCGTAcggatatatttaaaaaaaatctgtACGCTGACCGTACCGTACGGATTTagagagaaaaaaaagaaagaaagaaagtgggCCCACCGTatggtggaaccaccgacggtgggacCATCGTGCGGTGGGGCCACCGGTGGTGGATGGCACCGTGCGGTGGTCACCCGCACACCGCCAATAGTGAATAAAACCCCCGCACAGTGAGAATTAAAACAAAACGACATACCGCACAGCCTGCACCCGCACTAGCCCGCACACGACGCACAACCTGCACAAATACGCACAGCCGTGCAGGGCCGCACAAGTCTGTAGCAACTGCACAAGAGGGAAAAAAAAAACAGGCCCACGCACAACCCAACACCGTATGGTAACACCATATGCGCAATCCGGGGAAGGTTATTTGAAAAGCGGCAGACGGGTTCTTGTTTTTAAAAAGGTTATAAAAGCAGAATTGAAGAAGTAATCTGggaataacatatctgatacttatctaatatctatggcattattctgcattacatactttatgctttaagtactcacccgagagggcaaacatttggtgtCGTTGCCGAGGAAGGTTATTTGAAAAGCGGCAGATGGGTTATTGTTTTTAAAAAGGTTATAAAAGCAGAATTGAAGAAGTAATCTGGGACTAATGGACATAAACAGGAACAAGGCAGATTGGCGGAAACGGTTGCAGCcgttagaagacaagttgcagggggGGCAAAAAGAAACAAGTGCAGACACAGGCAAACGGATTTTGCCATCTGGGGTGCGTATTGCAGGTAGCCTCGGTATGAGCACCAGTAAAAAAAGCAAGAAGCATCATCCCAAACCCTTGGCGACAAAGGACAGATGAATAACGGCAGATAATATTATGTTCGAGGGTTTGAATGGAATAGACTGTCGGAACTGGTGGGCAAAGACACCTCAAGATGATCTGATAAAGAAAAGCCTTTGCCAGGCACAGGTACACTGGGCCGTCCAGATGCCAGTTTTTTCGATAAAGGACTTTGAGGTggttttgcgtgccatgattggTAGCTATGACAGACATCGCCACTAGTCGGTATTTGATTATCAACACCAGAGGATAACAGTGTCATTCATGGCAGGCGAGTTCACTAGGATATTTGGCATATTGGGGGTAAAAGGAAAAAAATACACTTCACAGAAAATATCCCCAAAAAATCGTGCCACACTGCTGCAGTTGATGTTGCGTGATAACCTTACCCGCAGAGAAAAAGATAGTCTCAAGAGTGCAGGCAAGAGTCGGGGGGTGAAGAAACAATTTTTCGCTAAGGGAGTATGGCGATGCCTGTTGTCGGTGGTGAAGAGTTGCCTCACAGGTGCCAGCCGCGTGTCGGACATAGCCATTGCACAGATAGTGTTGATGAACGGGTTGCACAATGGAGTGGTATACGATTGGGCGACACTATTGGCGGATAGGATGGACGAGTTCATGACGCTGCAATACAAAAAGTTCTACATGCCGCATCATGCCATCGGATTATTCCTCGACGCAGTCCGCACGCAGATCACACCGAGCTCACAGCCATTGGAGCCGCAGGGGTGTGTTGCACCAGACCAGCCGCCCATATTCTATTGGTCACACTTGGAGGTCTTGGCACATGGTACGGAGGCACGTTTGGGCACAAAAAGAAAGAAGGCCGCCATGTTCGATACGTAGTCTGACACAGAAGAGTTCGAGGCTGAGGATGCAGAAAGTGGTAGGGAGGAATCCCCAGATACCTCCC
This window harbors:
- the LOC131036120 gene encoding uncharacterized protein LOC131036120, translated to MERLRERLYALNKLDERRMMAQWVTETAQKRRKGWHDKHLRRMKFTSGQLVLKFNGRNEIKPRKFTVRWLGPFKVREVNTNGAIKLWTLDGEEIPDAVNGSKLKVYHERREPGPSSQDA